In one window of Electrophorus electricus isolate fEleEle1 chromosome 15, fEleEle1.pri, whole genome shotgun sequence DNA:
- the LOC113588311 gene encoding cytochrome P450 7A1, with translation MIMSVALIWAFVVGLCCCLWLILGFRRRQPGEPPIENGWIPYLGCALQFGANPLEFLRSRQKKFGHIFTCKIAGQYVHFLCDPFSYHSVIRQGRHLDWKKFHFAASVKAFGHESMDPSHGYTTENLHQTFLKTLQGEALPSLIENMMENLQSIMLQSIMLKARCSEWEVDGIFAFCYKVMFESGYLTLFGQELDRDKNVACQQAQKALVLSALENYKEFDKIFPALVAGLPIHVFKSGHNARENLAKSMLHENLSKRTKISDLISLRMQLNDTLSTFNELSKARTHVAILWASQANTLPATFWTLFYLIRCPAAMKAAREEVRNTFESSNQKVDPKDPRLTLTREQLDNMPVLDSIIKEAMRLSSASLNVRVAKEDFLLHLDNKKSYRIRKDDVIALYPQMLHFDPEIYDDPLTYKYDRYLDENRQEKTSFYRGGRKLRYYYMPFGSGVTKCPGRFFAVHEIKQFLALALSYFEIELLDPGVKVPPLDQSRAGLGILQPTYDIDFRYRLKTQ, from the exons ATGATCATGAGTGTGGCCCTTATCTGGGCTTTTGTGGTGGGGCTCTGTTGCTGTCTGTGGCTTATACTGGGCTTTCGCCGGAG GCAGCCTGGGGAGCCACCCATAGAAAATGGCTGGATCCCATACCTTGGTTGTGCCCTTCAGTTTGGGGCCAACCCATTAGAGTTCCTTCGCAGCAGACAGAAGAAGTTTGGTCACATTTTCACCTGTAAAATCGCTGGTCAGTATGTCCACTTCCTCTGTGATCCATTCTCTTATCACAGTGTAATCAGGCAAGGCAGACATCTGGACTGGAAGAAGTTTCACTTTGCAGCATCTGTCAAG GCGTTTGGCCATGAGAGCATGGACCCAAGCCATGGCTACACCACTGAGAACTTGCACCAGACCTTCCTGAAGACACTGCAGGGTGAAGCTCTGCCCTCTCTCATTGAGAACATGATGGAGAACCTTCAGAGCATCATGCTGCAGTCCATCATGCTCAAAGCCAGATGCTCAGAGTGGGAAGTGGATGGGATCTTTGCCTTTTGTTACAAAGTCATGTTTGAGTCTGGCTACCTTACACTATTTGGCCAAGAGCTGGATAGAGACAAGAACGTGGCCTGCCAGCAGGCCCAGAAAGCCCTGGTCCTCAGTGCTCTGGAGAACTACAAGGAATTCGACAAGATCTTCCCGGCACTGGTTGCTGGCCTCCCTATTCATGTGTTCAAGAGTGGTCACAATGCCCGTGAGAACCTGGCCAAAAGCATGCTGCACGAAAACCTGAGCAAACGGACAAAGATTTCTGACCTCATCTCCCTGCGCATGCAGCTCAATGACACGCTATCCACCTTCAATGAACTTAGCAAAGCCAGGACCCATGTGGCCATCCTGTGGGCCTCCCAGGCCAACACCTTACCAGCCACCTTCTGGACACTGTTCTACCTGATCAG atgccCAGCAGCAATGAAAGCAGCTAGAGAGGAAGTGAGGAACACATTCGAGAGTTCCAACCAGAAAGTTGACCCCAAGGATCCTCGTCTCACCCTCACACGGGAACAACTGGATAACATGCCAGTTCTTG ACAGCATAATCAAGGAAGCTATGAGACTGTCCAGTGCATCCCTGAATGTGAGGGTAGCCAAGGAAGACTTCCTGCTCCATCTAGACAACAAGAAGTCCTACCGGATCCGCAAGGATGACGTCATAGCCTTGTATCCTCAGATGCTCCATTTTGACCCAGAAATCTATGATGATCCTTTG ACATATAAGTATGACAGATACTTGGATGAGAACAGGCAGGAGAAGACCAGCTTTTACAGAGGGGGGCGAAAGCTGCGATACTACTACATGCCTTTTGGGTCTGGCGTCACCAAGTGTCCTGGCCGGTTCTTTGCTGTACACGAAATTAAACAGTTCTTGGCCCTGGCGCTCTCCTACTTTGAGATAGAGCTCTTAGACCCTGGAGTGAAAGTACCGCCTCTTGACCAATCCCGTGCTGGCCTAGGCATTTTACAGCCCACATATGACATTGATTTTAGATACAGACTCAAAACACAGTAG
- the fam110b gene encoding protein FAM110B, with the protein MPTETLQPDSKSAGPGGGFASAVPLRILNKGPDYFRRQAEPNPKRLSAVERLEADKAKYVKSQEVINAKQEPVKPQVLAKPPVYPMPVKRSGGNGSTIKASNNNAKSDTCATTTKRENLNLEILKNILNSSSSSEGPAKGSAHKVGTRSWAPHRSCEPSEPGRRSFTESLTVPVAGLQGRWSPQGDNLNLSRRLLEERSAEGSGERSPLHASHSSSDIRRLCNGKPFRSARSSSSSAPPLPPKPSAKAVAACDNLGRSLDRNTLSGTPGDLELEGSVARRPSLHRSKSDLSDRYARAGADVERFFNYCGLDPEELESVGVESFARANSDIVSLNFRSASMISSDCEHSRHSNDDPSDEDEDPAERVPYGISAVERNARVIKWLYSIKQARESQKVSHV; encoded by the coding sequence ATGCCCACCGAGACGCTGCAGCCAGATAGCAAGTCGGCTGGTCCGGGGGGCGGCTTCGCCTCCGCCGTGCCCCTCCGCATTCTCAACAAGGGTCCTGACTATTTTCGGCGGCAGGCTGAGCCCAACCCCAAGCGCCTAAGCGCCGTGGAACGGCTGGAAGCTGACAAGGCCAAGTACGTGAAGAGCCAGGAGGTGATCAATGCCAAGCAGGAGCCCGTCAAGCCGCAGGTGCTGGCCAAGCCCCCTGTCTACCCCATGCCCGTGAAAAGGAGCGGTGGCAATGGCTCCACCATCAAGGCCTCCAACAACAACGCCAAGTCGGACACATGTGCCACCACCACCAAGCGTGAGAACCTCAACCTGGAGATCCTGAAGAACATTCTCAATAGCTCGTCCTCATCTGAGGGCCCTGCTAAGGGCTCTGCCCACAAGGTAGGGACACGGAGCTGGGCACCTCACCGCTCTTGTGAGCCCTCAGAACCCGGGCGACGCTCATTCACTGAGTCACTTACCGTGCCGGTGGCTGGCTTGCAGGGGCGGTGGAGCCCACAGGGTGACAACCTGAACCTGAGCCGGCGGCTGCTGGAAGAGCGCTCAGCAGAGGGCTCGGGCGAGCGCTCGCCGCTGCACGCCTCCCACAGCTCCTCCGATATCCGGCGGCTGTGCAACGGGAAGCCATTCCGCTCAGcccgcagcagcagcagctctgcccctcctctcccccccaAACCCAGCGCCAAGGCCGTAGCTGCCTGCGACAACCTGGGCCGCTCGCTTGACCGCAACACTCTGTCAGGCACGCCAGGTGATCTGGAGCTGGAGGGCTCGGTGGCCCGCCGGCCCTCGCTGCACCGCTCCAAGTCAGACCTGAGTGACCGCTATGCCCGGGCGGGTGCTGACGTTGAGCGCTTCTTCAACTACTGCGGGCTGGACCCTGAGGAGCTGGAGAGCGTCGGGGTGGAGAGCTTTGCTCGCGCCAACTCTGACATTGTCTCGCTCAACTTTCGCAGTGCCAGCATGATCAGCTCAGACTGCGAGCATTCGCGCCACAGCAATGATGACCCGTCCGATGAGGACGAGGATCCTGCTGAGCGCGTGCCCTACGGCATCTCGGCTGTCGAGCGCAATGCCCGTGTCATCAAATGGCTCTACAGCATCAAGCAGGCACGTGAGTCACAGAAAGTCTCGCACGTTTGA